The DNA window TAAAAATAAGGCTATCGTTGGAATCTGCCTGATCAGGCTTAAAAGTATAAAAACTTTAGGTTTGCCGGATTTCATGGGGATAGGTTCTGAAAATGGGGCACACCGGATTGCGGTAGAATGGGACGAAGATGGTGAAGTAAAGACCGGAGTTTATATTCCACGGCGAGATACTTCGTCAAAAATAAATGCACTGGTGGGTGGACGCATTTTTCCAGGTAAACACTATCATGCAAAGTTTAATGTAGAAGAAAAAAATAAAAAATATCATATTGATTTTAAGAGTTCGGATCAGTTGGAAACTTCAATCGATGCAAGAGAAACCGAAACATTCAATACCCGTTCTATATTCGGAACCTTAGAAGAGGCTTCAGGTTTTTTTGAAAAAGGAAGTCTTGGATATTCCCCCAATAAAGATAAATTTGAGGGGCTGAAACTTAATACCTACAAATGGGAAATGCAACCTCTTGATGTATTGGAAGTAAAATCAACCTTTTACGAAAATGAGCACGTTTTCCCAAAAGGTTCCATAGTATTTGACAACGCTCTATTAATGACAAATATTGAGCACACATGGAAAACGATGCCTGAT is part of the Chryseobacterium paludis genome and encodes:
- a CDS encoding DUF2071 domain-containing protein: MKLPAIHGYIDRRILINFTADPKVVEKIIPFPFRPHLYKNKAIVGICLIRLKSIKTLGLPDFMGIGSENGAHRIAVEWDEDGEVKTGVYIPRRDTSSKINALVGGRIFPGKHYHAKFNVEEKNKKYHIDFKSSDQLETSIDARETETFNTRSIFGTLEEASGFFEKGSLGYSPNKDKFEGLKLNTYKWEMQPLDVLEVKSTFYENEHVFPKGSIVFDNALLMTNIEHTWKTMPDK